In Lactuca sativa cultivar Salinas chromosome 5, Lsat_Salinas_v11, whole genome shotgun sequence, the DNA window AATTTACGGAATACACATACTATACTCTTGATACATTGTACGAACCATACATTTACTACATTACTcaggtcttagggttttaagaccactactcttttacaaacaaaaaaataTCAGATTCTTTGGGAaataacatactatacactacAATAtacttacaacagaaaatataggattttttggaactCTCCCTTTATACACTGTCAAAACAGGAACACACATGCTTTAATACTAGAATTGCAACAAAACTCTCAACTACTTTTatgtaaaatatcatattttctggtgtttacaaaatgatacaaaacttttcatacaaacatgcttatgaactcaccaacattatatatgttgacatttttcaaaataacttgtattcttaggaacgCATTAAACAGATTGGTCGTCAAGGAAAAGTGGATGTTGTTGTGTTTTTGCTTTCATCATACATTTAATATTTCGGGGATGTAATTTGTGAAAAAAAACCTTTATGTAAAGCTATGATGGTTGGTATGTTTTATATACGATGATGATGTTGTCTTTGATTTAATTATATAcactgtgatgatattacaagatgaagtcacccgcccccggacgtttccgccgtctggttcgggggtgtgacaacaactattagataatgttatgatatattgggatataaTCATCAaattaatacttgttgtgttctatattaacatgtttaatccatgaataatattAGTATTCTAAAACttcatagtcggttataattgtgggGGAAATTATGAATTAAgaataatatgaattggattggttgactctcactagatgaaattaggcaagtggttgtaaccaagtttcataggtacttgttagagaactattattgaactgacccgcatcaagatcatctcatggatcgctatcatgaatgatacttgatttaaaagtactatctttgtatccttaacacctgagatacatagtgggacttaagtgtagggagtactatgctttgataatggtcaaatgttgttccttaaccAGGCAGTTATAAAAGtcattttcaggtatggtgtgaactatgcaagaggcttatgtagtcaagatgagatttgttcctcttatgtgttgagggACATACAACTAAGGTGCGTTAACAAAAGTTGAACAACTAATGAGATTGATCGCGATCCAAATCTCATGCtcaacatgatgtctgtagcaaagggataactgataaacttaccttatacaccaattgtagctttgagctttttggaAATTGGGCattgatagaatggcacaaacAGTCGTATGGTCTTAAGGGAaatgaaatgttgctagacgttcaccactatctatatcagtctaataagagtcttgcgcaagtgggagattgaaaggtctagtatgctcaagagtcatattaaagtgatattgctaaataacatatgatactaatgggtcacattATCAACAAcatgatacaattgattatttattagaaattgattttaataaatattcaataaaagtcCTATAATTAaaatggaaattatttatttctaggaaataataattttcattatcaagtaacataatatatcatatggtataaTTTATAAGTCATATACAAACGCTTGGACTAGTTGAATCTTTTTTGTCTTTTTCcttaaagacaaagtttatattttataaacttggagtttataaaatttaaacttaatCTTCTATTTTTCAACATCTTGGCCTAAAGTTGGGGATAAAGGAGGGGCATGGGCTTTCACttaatttattcaaaagaaaTCATGCTTGGGCATGCTTATGACATGAGGACATGCTTGTCTAAAGTTGAATGACCTAATGGTTAAAGACTTCACTTTAAGACACTATATAATGAGGCTTGCATTCTTGAAAGCTTTGCCCCATTTTACTTGCTTATGGCCGAGAGCATTCTTCCTACTCCTCTTCTCTTCTCTTGCTTTGAACACTTGAAGACTTGATGCTTGCATTTTGCTCTCTTTGAACCATACTTGGATTTGGTTCAAAAATTCAGAGTTTTACACaaagaactagcattctacatcaagttgagtcattgttggtgtctcaaaggttcaacattcttcatcaacttccaagcctcccaagacgacccaaagaactacaaaggtttaTTTCTTAACCTCTTCTTTGGTTGAtattttaatctttctataacttgcaagaagatcattggtgggtataaaatgtttaagttatttcaaaattaaagtcttccgttgccatatttttttagttaatgaaactatttttgaactaaaacccaacattaAATGCTTGAAATTAACTTGGGTATCAGATATGACAGTTATACCCTTCCTTCATTTAACTGTGTGGATCTGATATAAGGTTGTCAGTTACCACGAGGGTAACGCGTGTCAACAAATAAGACCATGTTCTGTGGATTCAGACTTGTCGATCAAAGTTCTTTTTTAAACATTAATAAGCAAATCATTTTGAACTATTATTAATGCCCACACAATGTTTCAGCAcgccatttattttattttttacatcCGACACTCGGATCATTATGTTTTGCGACTCCTAGTTATGAAAACTATGACTAAACTTACCACTATCGATCTGATCATTTCGTACTTTCATTTTCCACTTATACAGAGTTATCAAATGCAATAATGACCTCATCTCACatgttttcgttttttttttttttcgaaatgcAGAAAATAAAAATCTTTTTGGGGTTTTTTATATATGAATGCagaaaaataaaaaggaaaatattttttggaattttcgtttttttttaaatatgcaaATGTAATGCAGAAAataaaatgcaaaaagaaaaataaaattttaaaaacttaactgaaaaactgaaaaactttaaaaaatttaacaaaaaatgcAAAAGTTTACACTAACCTCATCCGCAAGCTTAAAATGATGTCTTGTCCCCAATATTCAGAGAGGATTGAACAActcaataaaacatataaaaaaacgGTGTACTTAGGAAAGAATGTACCTGATAAGTTTGCAGAAGTTTGAGTTTGAAGAAGATATGGTGAAAAATCTGAATTTCAGCAACTCTGTTGATTCTCTGATTTCCCCAAGCTTGCTTGGAACTATGACTATCTCTTTATTGAAAgcgtaaaaaaactaaaaattattcCTTGGGTTGCCTCTCGGAAAGTTGCCATTTTTTAAAGTCATTGAATCGACTTGCCCAACCAGATTTGCTAACTCGTGTGGTTAGGACTTCTCTGAAGCTCAACTCACTTCTTTGTTACTCCATATCCCTTCATATATGGCAAGCTTGGTGGATCTGAAACTCGTTCAGCAAACTGAAAAGACTTCAGATTGTCTTCAGATAAGTTTTCAGATTTCTTTCGTTTTCTGATCTTCCTTTTCTTTCTAGAAATCTTTTCTTCGAATTCTTCAGATTATTTTTTTTCAGACTCGTATCAGAAATTACCTCTACTACCTTTTCTTTTTtccaaaaccatttttcttttcaGATTCATCTTTGATTTTTCCTTAGCAGAAATCGACTTCTTCTTCACCTCCCTAAGCTTATTTCATGTCAGCTTCTTCTCTGATGCTCCAGATAACTTCTTTTCAGCAGTTAATTTACTTCTTTTCCCTAAAGATTTCCCTTTTCGAGCTCTTCTGACATGTCTGATAAATTCTTGTCTACAAATTTTTCTTACAAAGAAACATTGGAAAACTCACAACATCCCTCAgataaagggtaatatatttttcgatttgtacacatttggtcactgagttttttccATCCACATTTACTCTTTccacttgttaaactgtacacattcagtcgtTATGACCAGTTACTCCAAGTTAGcaggaaaaatgacttaatatgataatatatttctcatttgtacacatttagtccttgaTATTTTTggacacatttagtcattaatatttttttcatttcaaaacaagttatttttgtttttgtactcattcaatacttatgaatgatttttttaggtttttctcagAACATCTTACAtgggacaatcattgatgagTTATTTGGGGCTGTTGATGCTTATGTTCATCATGATCTCGACTGCTTGGTTGTGTAGGTCTTGTTGTTTGGTTTAGGTCTTGTGTTACGAACGTCACAACTTCTCCATACGATATCAGTGTTtagcgatctttatatccactcaTTCGTTTTTTGAGTCTAgtacaactttcgttaagattactcccgttaaaatgtaatatatttttacttacgattttatataaaaaatattcatacatgcattcataaaaaaaCGTATGGATGAAAAGATCGTAagtaaaaaatatattactttttaacgggagtaatttaaatgaaagttgtagtagattAAAATACGAACACattgatataaagatcgttaaaatccgagatcgtacgaagaagttataacgTTCAGAACACATGACATAAACAACCAAGTAGTCGAGATCGCGATGGTCATAAGCATCAAAAGTCTcaaacacctcattaatgattgtctcacgtaagatgtcatgagaaaaacctaaagaaatcattcaaaAGTACTAAATTggtacaaaaataaaaatgacttattttgcaacaaaaatatataaaggactaatatgtacaaaaatattaaggattaaatgtgtacaaaataagaaatatattaccctattaagtcatttttaccgaTTAACCTGTCATAAAGACTGAATGTGTATAGTTTAACAAGTTCAAAGggtaaatataaacaaaaaaaaattcaacgaccaaatatgtacaaatcgaaaaatatattacttttttaaaatcattatttttttagaatcattatcccaaaaataaaatgtttgttGGTAActttgaaaacattttgaaaattttatttccCAAATTCAGTGAACCCAAATTACTAACTTTGTAAAACATTaaatctaatattaattaaatttcAACAATATCACATAACGGTTTCCGGTTACAGTTCCTAAAGTATGGAACTGGAACTGTTTGTACCCATTAGGACCGATTCTTGTACCCAACCCCCCTATAATAAACAATATGATAAATTGATATTTGAATTTATTCTAAACGATTCTTAAAAAGTCGACCAAAGTCTCAACAAAAAACATGGATGGTAATTAGCATGTTATGTCTTTTGTATATACGCAAAGCAACTTCTAATTAGGTAATAATTACAGTATAAAATACTGgttaaatatttattatataatttaatcatatttatcCTAAGTTTATATGCAATGGTGCCAACATTTTGACTTTTACAAGATTATTTCTGATACCATTTCATATTTGACGCATAATGTAAAATGTGAATATGAGGACACTATTATTCTAAACTTAATTTTCAATTTAGTTTTATAATAATGAGCCAACAAGAAGCTTTATTCAGAAAAATAGTATAAATAAGAAAaggaaataaacaattaaaaataaataaactcaaacaaaaatttaaaaaaaaaaacaatatattaGGCGTAATCGGGCATAACCCGTCTAAGAAATCTGATCGGCTCCGATATCTCAGGAGCAACCTCTTCAAAAGAGATATAATTACGCTCCTCATTGTACACGTGGCAGACTGTCAAGATTGTCTTCATTAACCGCCAGTTCCATGATGCCTCGTTCATATACTGTGTTGTGTATCACAATTCATACAAACAAAAATAATTAAGTCACTTTTTTACTTAATGAAAAAAAACAACTTAATCTCATTTcccaaataagaaaaaaaaaattacttttccCCAATTTTCTTGAAGTGCTTTATGAGCCATTCTCAAATTGTAGCTTGGAATCTTTGAGGAGACATGGTGAGGAATATGAACATTGATATCATGACAAAGGATCTCTATCCTgtacacaataatttttttttaaaaaaaaagtaatagaGTAAAAATATtagtttaaatgaattaaaaacaatagtttAAAAAGATACCATTTAGGATAATCACAATGCACGGTTCCACTAAGTTGGGCCTGAGCCGGATTCCACTCTTCCGACGATTTGAAAGGTATGTGAGGCGCCGTGTGGTGAACCATCGTGAAAGTGCTCATCTGTAAACACAATAACATCTACACAGTGACAGACTGACACTGACAGTAACACAGACAGACTAAGGAAATTCGTATTACCCAAAAATGATAGCCCAGCCACGGCATTAGCCAAAACTTTATCCATCCAACTATCCCCACTTTGTACACAATCAACGGCCATCCAATTGCCATAAATGCGAAAACACAAGCCAGACTAATTTTCACTCTTCCAATTTCATTTGATCTAAATTTACTCAAATTAAAATGCCATATTAACCTGAAAACAATATAAATTAATCAACAATATgtatttttaactattttcaatgtccaaatatcaaaaagaaaaattatatatatggaaaattacCAATGTGATATAGACATGATGGGGCGAATAGGACCATATCCGAATACAATTGCCTTTTTGAAAAATGGTGACTCATCAAAATGTTTTTTCATTACAGGATGCCAAGCTGTATCTTCGTTCAACCTAAAATAAAATTGAGCTTCTATTGTAAaagggtattatggtaatttttttaataatacaATTACAATTACAATTACACGTACATGTTTGTTTTCGCGTGATGTCGGTCATGCTTGAAGCGCCATGGCTCATAGGGGTATATTAAGGGTAAAAAGGCCAAAGTTCCAACAATATCTTCTAATAATTTGTTCTTTGAGAAAGATTTGTGTGCACAATCGTGACCTATTACAAAGaacttttgaagaaaaaaaaataatttagatTGATTACAAGAAACTCAAAATATAAATGAAAACGTTTATTTACGATTTTACCCCTGTAACTGCAGTTCCTGTCCATGCCCAAGCTAATGGAAGAAGATACCATGGGGATTTGGCAATCATGAAAAGCCCCAATGCATATGAAGTGGTAGATATCAAAACCGATTTCCATGCTTTCATGTTATCAATTTCAAATaccttttgagaaaaaaaaatacatatgaaGTATTAGAGATgaatatgtttaaaaaaaaaaggataaaaaTTAATAAGTAAGAGTGTAATACGGATTTGGGAAGAGTATCGATGATGTTCTTCAATGTGATATTATCTGGAAGTGATTCTCCAATTTGTCTAAAACCGTAATTTTCGCATAATTCTTGTCTTCTTTCTGCACTGTCTGCTGCTGGTAATGGTGGTGTGATAGGACTGGCTACTGATTTTACTATTTTACCCTTTCGTAAAGGAATtacatatttttgggttttgggtttgTGTTGAGGTAGAGCTTCCCACTTTAAAAGAGATGTGCCTGTCTAATCAAGCAAGTATTGTAAGAAGTTACATTACTTAattaactatatctatatactaTTCACTAATAAATTTCTCTTTAATATGATGCCTAATAATTACAGTGTATTGAACAAACAAAATTTGATAGAACGAATTAAAAAGTAAAATGAAAAACCATGGTTGCAAAAAGAGAGGGATAAAATTGAGAAAGACTAACAATAgtaaagaaaaaaggaaaaaggaaaagagcAGTATAGTAGATAAATTCATTTTCTTGTAATTAACTTGAAAAATGAAGAATAACTTGGTATAAATAAATGAACATCAAAAGGTTAAAAATAAAATAGTGTGTTTTCTAAGTTCATGGATTTCATACATTtctataattttgtggttattgaTTGAAGCAAGGTTTCATTATCTTTTAGCCAAATCCACcctaaaaacaagtaaacatGCATAAAACACCACTATCCCCTTTAACACGTGTCATAGTAATTAGCTATTTTTCTTTCTTCTTACTCTTAA includes these proteins:
- the LOC111909246 gene encoding omega-6 fatty acid desaturase, chloroplastic isoform X2 — encoded protein: MDTDLCHCIQQTGTSLLKWEALPQHKPKTQKYVIPLRKGKIVKSVASPITPPLPAADSAERRQELCENYGFRQIGESLPDNITLKNIIDTLPKSVFEIDNMKAWKSVLISTTSYALGLFMIAKSPWYLLPLAWAWTGTAVTGFFVIGHDCAHKSFSKNKLLEDIVGTLAFLPLIYPYEPWRFKHDRHHAKTNMLNEDTAWHPVMKKHFDESPFFKKAIVFGYGPIRPIMSISHWLIWHFNLSKFRSNEIGRVKISLACVFAFMAIGWPLIVYKVGIVGWIKFWLMPWLGYHFWMSTFTMVHHTAPHIPFKSSEEWNPAQAQLSGTVHCDYPKWIEILCHDINVHIPHHVSSKIPSYNLRMAHKALQENWGKYMNEASWNWRLMKTILTVCHVYNEERNYISFEEVAPEISEPIRFLRRVMPDYA
- the LOC111909246 gene encoding omega-6 fatty acid desaturase, chloroplastic isoform X1, giving the protein MACRLVDSSFLLKGPQQKRIHGHRFVSLYPTGTSLLKWEALPQHKPKTQKYVIPLRKGKIVKSVASPITPPLPAADSAERRQELCENYGFRQIGESLPDNITLKNIIDTLPKSVFEIDNMKAWKSVLISTTSYALGLFMIAKSPWYLLPLAWAWTGTAVTGFFVIGHDCAHKSFSKNKLLEDIVGTLAFLPLIYPYEPWRFKHDRHHAKTNMLNEDTAWHPVMKKHFDESPFFKKAIVFGYGPIRPIMSISHWLIWHFNLSKFRSNEIGRVKISLACVFAFMAIGWPLIVYKVGIVGWIKFWLMPWLGYHFWMSTFTMVHHTAPHIPFKSSEEWNPAQAQLSGTVHCDYPKWIEILCHDINVHIPHHVSSKIPSYNLRMAHKALQENWGKYMNEASWNWRLMKTILTVCHVYNEERNYISFEEVAPEISEPIRFLRRVMPDYA